The sequence CTTACAACTTAGTTTCAGGAATTAGCTTAAGCACGCTGACCAGCAGCTGCCAAAAACGCGCCACTGCATCTATGTGTACTCGCTCGGCGGGGGAGTGAGCGCCTTGAATAGTTGGGCCAAACGACACCATATCCCAGTGCGGATAAATGGCTTTAAACAAGCCGCATTCTAGTCCCGCGTGGATCACTTTTACCTCGGGCACCACTCCAAACAGCTGCTGATGAGATTGCAACAACAGCTGCATAATGGCGGAGTCCGGATCAGGCTGCCAGCCGGGGTAGGCCCCTGCAAACTGGCACTCAGCACCGGCTAAGCGAAACACCGCCGCCGTGGTGGCAGCCACTTTATCGCGGCCCACATCACTTAAAGAACGGATTAAACATTGCACATAAATGTGCTCTGCTTGGGTGTCTATCACGCCTAAGTTAGTGGAGCTTTGTACCACGCCTTCCATCTGACGGCTCATGGCCATCACTCCATGAGGGCAGGCCAGCAGTGCGGCACTTAAGCGACCCTGCAAATCAGTGCTCATGATGCGCGTTGGTAGCCCAGCTGGTTTGAGTTCAAGGCAGATAAAATCATCCACGCCTTTAAATTCTTGCTGATAAGTCAGCTGCAAGCGTTCGACCAGTTGCGTTAAAGCGTCGAGTGAGGAGCTAGGCAATGTAAACAGCGCCGCTGCTTCACGGGCGATGGCATTGCGCAGCGTACCGCCGCTCACTTCTGATAGCCGCACCTGCTCTAGCTTTTCTATCTCCACCAATAGCTCAGCCAGCAACTTATTGGCACTGGCTCGGTTTTGATGAATATTAATACCCGAATGCCCACCGCGCAGGCCCGTAATGGTTAAGCGTATGGCTTGATGGTTGGCCGGCACCTCTTCTGCCAGATAAGGCAGGGTTATATTAGCATCCACGCCACCGGCGCAGCCCATGTACACATCGCCGTCTTGCTCTGAGTCAGTATTGAGTAAAATCTCACCTTGCAATAAGTTAGGCGCCAAACCAAAAGCACCGGTCATGCCACTTTCTTCATCGACCGTGATTAACACTTCTAAGGGGCCGTGTTGCACCTTGTTATCGGCCAATACTGCTAAACAGGCGGCCAAGCCAATGCCATTATCGGCGCCCAGCGTAGTACCACGGGCGCGCACCCAATCGCCATCGATATAAGGCTGAATAGGGTCTTTGGTAAAGTCATGCTCAACATCTGCATTGGCTTGGGGCACCATGTCCATGTGCGCCTGCAAAATCACGCCTTTGCGATTTTCCATGCCCGCAGTGGCAGACTTTCGAATAATCAGGTTGCCTATGGCGTCTTGTACCACAATTAACCCTTGGGTCTGTGCCCAGTCGGTTATCCATTGGCGCAGCGCCGCTTCATGACCCGAGGGATGAGGAATGCTGCAGATGGTGTCAAAAAATTGCCACAACAAACCCGGCGAAAGGGTGCGAATAGAAGAGGACATCAATACCTACCTGATAGAAGAAGCCATAACCGAGCTGCTAGCTTAACGCTTGCCCTGCAAATTTGCCAAACACCGAATTAATAAAGGAGCTTTTAGCTAACTCACCAAGCGTAGACTCACAAAAAAGCCCAGCATAAAGCTGGGCTTAAATTGAAGCGATCATCGCTTAAGCAGCAAGCGCTGAGGACGAAAAAACTAAGTTGCACTAGGGTCTGTTGACCTTTAGAGGTTAAATTCTGTTTGAGTTAAACGCGTTTTTATCGCGACGAGAGGGGTGTCGCCTAGTCATTCTAAGCAAAACCTTCTCAACAAAGAGAAAAATGCGTTTAGCCGCACCCGAAGGGCAGCGCTTGTGGAAGCTTTCTACTGCGTTATCGCCTATTTATGGAGAGTGACTACATGTCATAGGCTCTGCCTTGTATAAAACTCCCGCAAACTGCTGAAAAAATCATCTCGAAAGGTCAACAGACCCTACACGGTAAAGGTGCTCATTTCCGTGGCTAAGCGTTGACCTAAACCAGATAACGCTTCACCCGCTTGTTCTGTTTCATGGGTTTTCACGCGTGCCGTATCAGCTAATTCGCTTAACCGATTTAAATTGTTACTAATGTCGGCGGTAGTTTGGCGTTGTTGTTCGGCGGCGATGGCGATATGGCTATTCATATCATTGATGAGCACCATGCTGTCGGTAATGGCTAACAAGGCAACACCGGCTTGATCTGCCGTATCTTGGGTGTCTTTCGCGCTTTTCATCAGTTCGTCCATTTCCAGCACAGTGTCATTGGCTTCCTGTTGTAGACCTTGAATAATACCTTCTATCTCATTGGTTGAGCTTTGGGTGCGGGTTGCTAAATTGCGAACTTCATCTGCTACCACCGCAAAGCCTCGACCTTGCTCACCGGCGCGCGCAGCTTCAATGGCGGCGTTAAGCGCCAATAAGTTCGTTTGTTCGGCAATAGCGCGAATCTCCGCCAATATATTGCCAATCTCTTGTGAACGCGCCGCTAATGAGCTGATACCTTGTTGACTGTGCGCCAATTTGGACACTAAATCTGCGGACACATTGCGTGTTTGCTCCACCTTGTCACTGCCATCCATGGCCGCAATGGTTGACGCTTTGCTAGCGGTGGCGGCTTGTTCGGCGGCGACGGCCACTTCTTGGCTGGACGTTGCCATTTGGTTCATGGCGGTGGCGGCTTGTTCAGTTTCATGGACTTGCTGTTCTGAAGCATCACGGTTGTGGCGTGCAATGTCGGCCAAATGGCTGGCGGCATTGTTCATTTCTAAACTAATGGGCGTGAGCTTGCGTATGGTTTGCGCCAATCGCCTACAAAAGGCGTTAAAATTTTGGCTGAGTAAGGTTACTTCATCTTTACCCCGCTCATCTAAGCGTTGGGTTAAATCTGCCTCGCCATGGGCAATCTCTTTGAGTGCCAGTACCGTATCGGACAGTGGCCGTAAGATACTGCGGATTAACACGAAGGCCACGACTAAGGCCACTATGGCAAGGCTTAAGCCGATCAAAAATATAGTGCGCGCTATGTCCCATAACTGAGTATGTACATCATCTACGTAAATGCCGGTGCCAACAATCCAGCCCCAAGGCGTGAAACCCTGCACATAAGAGACCTTAGGCACGGGACTTTCTAAACCCGGCTTTGGCCACAAATAATTAACGAACCCTTGGCCATTGTTAGCGACTACTTCGGCCATTTCCACGAACAGAGCCTTACCGTTAGGATCGGTAAAAGGGCGTAAGTCCTGACCATTTAGTTGGTCATTCATGGGATGTAAGATCATGCGCGGGTGTGCGTCATTCACCCAAAAATAATCATCATCACCATAACGCAGTTGAGCAACGGCGTTCAGCGCTTGGCGTTTAGCCTCTAACTCTGTAAGCACGCCTTGTTGCTGCTGCTGATAATAGGTGTTGATTAGGCTGGCCACCGACTCTACTTGCCGCTGAGCTTGGGTGTGTTTTTCTGCCATTAAACTGTGATAAAACAGCCATAACATAAAGCTGACTACCATGAGCATGCCGACAGAAAGCAAAATAAGATTTAAGTAGAGTCGTTTGGCAATAGATAGAGATCGTAACAAAGACACATCCGTGTTCCTTTTGCAGAGTTAGGCTAAGAAGAAGCCTTGATTGAAAGTAAGATTAAAAACCGTTCTAAGACCATGATTAATTTATGGTTACTCCGACGGTCATAGTAATGCAATCTGTACGACTAAAAATCAAAATCTTCTTCACGATGGGAGCCAGTCGACTTCTTCTCTGGTTTTTGAGGCGTTTTGCGAATTTTTAAAATAAAGTTCGGTTAATAAAAACTGTAGCTCTGGTCAAGAATGGGTGGGATCTCTATAATGCGACCATTGTTTGCTCATTGTCTGGCAAAAGCGGGTCGCTAAGGCTTGTTTTAAGCGTCAATCTAGCAGCGGTGACCATTTTATCTCGAAGCTCACAGCCAAAGGTTCTTTTTATGTCCAACAAATTCGTCGTTACTTGGGACTCTTTTCAGCGCGAAACGCGTAAATTAGCAGCACGCCAGCTCCCAGCCAGCCAATGGAAAGGCATTATCGCGGTCACCCGTGGTGGTTTAGTGCCCGCTGCTATCTTGGCGCGCGAACTGGGTATCCGCCACGTGGATACACTGTGCATCGCTAGCTACGACCACAATCAGCAGCGCTCAGATCTGCAAGTGCTTAAGCAAGTGCAAGGCGACGGTGAAGGATTTTTAATCATTGACGACTTGGTTGATACCGGCAATACCGCTCGCGTGATCCGTGAAATGTATCCTAAAGCTAAGTTTATTACCGTGTTCGCTAAGCCCCAAGGCGAGCCACTGGTTGACGATTTTGAAGTGCGCGTAACGCAAGACACCTGGATTGAGCAACCTTGGGACATGGGTGTAGTGTTCTCTACGCCGCTTTGTGATCAAGAGTAAGCGCGATCAAGTGTAAGTATAAATAATGCTCAAGCTTAACCTTGCGCATAAAAAGGGCTCCTTGAGGGAGCCTTTTTTGTGGCTTGCACATTCATAGGCAGCCCAGTTGACGGTGCTGTGTCACAGCTTGTTAATATTTCGAGGTTTTTTTCTGCAACCATGGTCAGCGGTCTTTACCCCCAACTAAAAAAGCGTTACATATAGATAAGTTAACAAGGAGGTGGCATGTCTATAGATACGGTTTCTCATCGTAAATTAGTGCGGGTGTTTACCGCTATTGGTCCTTACTTGCGCGAGCTAAAATCCTGCGAAACGCAGTATTTTTTCGACTGTTTATCAGTCTGCATGAGCGCGAAAGCCGAGCCTGAGGTACGGGAGTTTTGGGGCTGGTGGTTAACACTGGATACCAAAGACGGCGAGCAGTTTGAATTTCATTATCAGCTGGGCTTTTATAATGCCAAGGGCGAATGGCTGTTAAAGCCGATCCCCAAAACACATCAAGCGGAAGTTGCGCGCACCTTGCGTGATTTTTACGATAAACTCGGTGTCTGCATGGATGGTTTGGCACTGAGTGTACGGCCGTCTGAAGCACAGGGTAAAGATCACTTGTTAAGCCCCGCCTAAGCGAATGCAGGTTTAGCGTGAAGCGCTAAACCTGCTTGATTTGCCTGGATGCGTCTTAGTTTATTATGTTGCCGGCACACTTGCCGGCATTGCTGTTAGTAAGGAGCCGGTGGGCGTTCCATGAAAGGCAAAACCATAGTTGTAAAATTAGGTACCAGTGTTCTTACCGGTGGCACCCGCTGTTTAGACCGGGCGCACATGGTAGAACTGGTGCGCCAATGTGCCAGCCTACACAGAGCTGGCCATCATATTATAGTGGTCACCTCGGCAGCCATTGCTGCCGGTCGCGAGCATTTGGGCTTTCCGGAGTTGGCCAACACCATGGCCAATAAGCAAATGCTGGCCGCCGTGGGTCAAACCCAACTCATTCAAACTTGGCAGTCGCTGTTTAACCTCTACGGTGTGCATGTGGGGCAAATTTTGCTGACCCGTGCCGATCTTGAAGACCGAGAGCGTTACTTAAATGCCCGCGATACGCTGCGAGCTTTGCTGGATCACCGCATTATTCCGGTGATTAACGAAAACGACGCCGTGGCCACCAACGAAATTAAAGTGGGTGATAACGATAACTTATCAGCCCGCGCCGCTATTTTGGCTGACGCCGACTTGCTGGTATTGCTCACGGATCAAAAAGGCCTGTTTACCGCTGATCCGCGTAACGACCCCAAAGCTCAGCTGATCGAAGAAGTACAAACCATAGACGACACTTTGCGCAAATTAGCCGGTGGCAGCATCGGTGGTTTGGGCACAGGTGGCATGGCGACCAAATTACAGGCCGCCGATGTGGCGCGCCGCGCAGGTATTGATGTGGTGATTGCCACAGGTCAAGTGCCGGAAGTGATTGGCCGCTTGGCCAATGGCGATCGTATTGGCACGCGTTTCCCTGCCTTAGCCACGCCTTTAGAGAGCCGCAAACGCTGGATTTTAGCGGGCCCACCGCCGCACGGTGAAATTCACATCGATGCAGGTGCTGTTAAAGCCGTGCGCGAACAAGGCTCTAGCCTATTGCCTAAAGGCATAGTGCGCATTGAAGGCCGGTTTCGCCGCGGTGAAGCGGTGCGTATCGTTAATCCAGAAGGGCGCGAGTTAGCCCGCGGCATTTGCCGCTACGACGCCCTCGAGCTTAATCAAATTAAAGGCCAACACTCAGAGCAAATTGAGACTCTGTTAGGCTATGGCCACGGTACTGTGGCCATCCACAGAGATGATTTAGTGCTGCTGTAAGCACAGACAGTAAGCTCGCTTATTAAATGTTGGCCGGTTAGGAGTAAGTATGAATTTGGAACAGATGGGGCAGGCCGCTCGTGATGCCGCCTATGTGTTGGCTGACAGCTCAACGCGTACTAAAAATCAGGCCTTATTAGTGATGGCCGATGCACTGGAAGCCGCTGCGCCACAAATACTTGCGGCTAATGAGCAAGACTTAAGCGCGGCGCGCGAAAGCGGTATTGGTGAAGCCATGCTGGACCGCTTAATGCTTAATCCAGCGCGCATTAGTGCCATTGCCAGTGACGTGCGTAATGTGGTGTCACTGCCGGATCCGGTAGGCTCTGAGTTAGACAGCCGCGTACTAGAAAACGGCATGCGCTTATCGCGCCGCCGTGTGCCCTTAGGCGTGGTGGGCGTGATTTATGAAGCTCGCCCTAACGTGACCATCGACATCGCCGCTTTATGTCTAAAAACCGGTAACGCCAGCATCTTGCGTGGCGGGCGTGAAACTTTCCATACCAACCAAGAGTTGGTGAAAGTCATTCAGCAGGCATTAACCGCCAGCCAATTGCCTGCAGCTGCAGTGCAATACATCAGTGAGCCGGGCCGCGAGTGGGTCAGTGGTCTGCTAAAGCTTGATGAATATGTGGATATGATCATCCCGCGCGGCGGCGCTAACTTACACAAATTGTGTAAAGAGCAGGCCACCATACCGGTGATTATCGGCGGCTTTGGCATCGGCCATATGTTTGTGGACGACAGTGCCGATTTGGTGCGCGCCATTGAGGTAATTGATAACGCTAAAACTCAACGTCCCAGTGTCTGCAACACCATAGATACCTTGTTAGTGCATGAAGCGGCGGCCAGCGAGTTATTGCCAAGTTTGAGTGCGCGCATGGCCGAAAAGGGCGTAGAATTAGTGGCCGATACCACGGCATTTGCCTTATTAAAAGATGGCCCCGCTAAAGTGCGTGCCGCCCAAGACGGTGACTTTGACACCGAGTGGTTAGGCTTAACGCTGGGCGTTAAATTAGTGCCCAACGTAGATGCAGCCTTGGCGCATTTACGCCGCCACAATGCCAGCCATTCCGATGCCATTCTTACCAATAACATGGTTAATGCCGAGCGCTTTATTAATGGTGCGCCTTCTGCTGCTGTATACGTCAACGCCTCCACGCGCTTTACCGACGGCGCTCAATTTGGCTTAGGTGCAGAAGTTGCCGTATCTACCCAAAAGCTGCACGCCCGGGGCCCTATGGGGCTGGAAGAGCTAACCAGTTATAAGTGGATAGGCCAAGCGGATTACTTGGTACGCCCTTAGCCCGAAGGGCCGCTTTACGTTGTACGTTATGCGCAGTACGTGAAAGATAAACGCTGCCTATTTTTAACGGTCGGCGTATCGCGTACAGCGTTTAATTTAACGGCGTATCACGCATAACGTATGACGCATAACAGGCGGCGTTCATCGCCGCCTCACTTCGCCCAAGAGAGGATTCTATGCCATCCCGATTGTTGGACGCCCTATTGTTGGCGATGCCATTGCCGCAAAATTTGGAAGCCTGGCGCCAGCATCTCAAAAGCCAGCTGCCCTACCCGATACAGGGGGCGCAAACGTTATTTATTGGCGACCCCACGCTAGTCATAGTGGCTTTTCAGCATGATAAGGTTGAGGTGTTTTTACCGGCCATTCAATGGCGCCACCACGATATTCATACGGCCAAGCCCCGCTCGCAAGGGATTATTGAGCCGCACAATGGCAGCCTAGAGCAGCTATTAACCTTGGTAGAAGAAACTATCGCTACTCGGCTAAAGTCGTTTCACGAATGCAGCTGTTGTGGCAAACGCAGTGCGCCGGAAGTATTAGGCTCACTGCAAGGCGAGCCGGTGTGCCGTGATTGCATCAAAGGCCGCCGCGTACTGTTTTAAACAAGATATTAAAGACTTCTTCGCCACGGAATACACGGAAGAACACGGAAAAATAGTGAACAAATCTGAAAGTGACTTTTAATGGTACCTGATTACGTATGAACCTCAGACATGATGTGCAGGACTGGTTTGGCGTCTCACCACGCCTAACGCCATGCCAATGAAACAAGGTGCACTGCACTATGTTGATATCGGCGTGGCTGTGGTTCTTTAATGTCTGGCTAACAGGATGTTCGGCGCCTTCATGTAACATATTGAATCTATTGACGATGAAATCACTGAGACACGGCTGAGCTTTGTGGGTAATCAGGAATTTTTATGTCACCTGTAGGGGCGAATTTATTCGCACAAAAATAATAGCACGCACTAAAGAGGTCGAATGAATTCGACCCTACGCTCAAAAAGTCGACTTTTGTTTCCTCGAGAGCTCGACTTAAAAACAGGTCACATTTTTACATAGATTGGTATTACGCCTTACGCTGTACGCGTGTAGCTAAAAATGCCGCGATCGCAAGAGCGCGGCATTTTTTATGGCAATAAGCGTGTGTGTCAGATGAGTAATAGCGGTAAAAAAGTTAGACTAGCTGCTGACTTATTTTCTTAATAATCAAGCCAATATCTACCTAAAGGAAGAGGGTGCACAGTATGGAAATACTACTCATTATTTTGGGTGCCGCCGCTGTGCTGTTTTTACCCGTGGGCGCGATATTTGGCTTTCTTGCTTACCGAAACCTTAACCATCAGAGCTTGCGCATTAACTCACTGAGCCGTGAGGTTAATGAGTTACGCGAGCAAGTGGAGCTTAGCCAAGCACAACAGTTAACATCGCAAGAGCTTAAGCCGCAAGCGCCACAACCCAGCATTCCCATCAGTATTCCCGCCATCAAGACCGCCAGCGCCTCAGCACTGGCGGAAGCGCCAGTGCCCGCAAATGCGGACAATAAACCTACGGTTAAGCCCGCAGCCGTACAGTGTGTAACGTCCCCAGTAACCAGTTCTGAAGACCAGCCGCAGGTGGATTGGCAGTATCAGGCGCCGACACCGTCGCCCTTTATGCAATCCCTTAAAGAGAACTGGATGGTGTGGCTCGGTGGTTTGAGCGTGGCGCTGGCCGGTATTTTTATGGTGCACTATTCGGTAAGCGAAGGCTTATTGGGCCCAGTACTGCAACTGTTGCTGGCGCTCAGTGTGGGTGCAGTATTGCATACAGCTGCCGAGTATTTACGCCGCCGATACGAGCGTAGCGATCAAATCTTTGCCGCACTGGCCGGTGGCGGCAGCGTGACCTTATATGCGGCTTTATTGGCGGGTATTCATCATTACCAGCTGATTGGCCCGCTACTGGGACTAACGCTACTGGCGGTTGTCTCGCTGAGTACTATGGTGTTAGCACGGCTGCACGGCCCTTTATTAGCGCTGATGGGCTTGAGTGGTGCTTATATAGTGCCGCTATTAATCGACAGTGATGCAGGCAGTATCGCCTTTGTGCTGAGTTACAGTTTTTTAATTACCTTTAGCTCGCTGTTGCTGATGCGCTTTGTATTTCGTGATTGGCTTTGGTATGCCACCTTGGCGGGCGCGCTCTTATGGTGGCTGGCGGCATTGTTTACGCCGCAAGCCATCGCACCTGTAATAGGGTTTGAAATCCCTCTGTATTTGGCAGTGCTGTTAGCCATTTTTGTGCTGTTAACGGATAAAGATCAGGTTGGCGTTCGTCATTTGCGCGTCGCCATACTGAGCCTGTTGTTGGCATGGG comes from Oceanisphaera profunda and encodes:
- a CDS encoding aminoacyl-histidine dipeptidase yields the protein MSSSIRTLSPGLLWQFFDTICSIPHPSGHEAALRQWITDWAQTQGLIVVQDAIGNLIIRKSATAGMENRKGVILQAHMDMVPQANADVEHDFTKDPIQPYIDGDWVRARGTTLGADNGIGLAACLAVLADNKVQHGPLEVLITVDEESGMTGAFGLAPNLLQGEILLNTDSEQDGDVYMGCAGGVDANITLPYLAEEVPANHQAIRLTITGLRGGHSGINIHQNRASANKLLAELLVEIEKLEQVRLSEVSGGTLRNAIAREAAALFTLPSSSLDALTQLVERLQLTYQQEFKGVDDFICLELKPAGLPTRIMSTDLQGRLSAALLACPHGVMAMSRQMEGVVQSSTNLGVIDTQAEHIYVQCLIRSLSDVGRDKVAATTAAVFRLAGAECQFAGAYPGWQPDPDSAIMQLLLQSHQQLFGVVPEVKVIHAGLECGLFKAIYPHWDMVSFGPTIQGAHSPAERVHIDAVARFWQLLVSVLKLIPETKL
- the proB gene encoding glutamate 5-kinase encodes the protein MKGKTIVVKLGTSVLTGGTRCLDRAHMVELVRQCASLHRAGHHIIVVTSAAIAAGREHLGFPELANTMANKQMLAAVGQTQLIQTWQSLFNLYGVHVGQILLTRADLEDRERYLNARDTLRALLDHRIIPVINENDAVATNEIKVGDNDNLSARAAILADADLLVLLTDQKGLFTADPRNDPKAQLIEEVQTIDDTLRKLAGGSIGGLGTGGMATKLQAADVARRAGIDVVIATGQVPEVIGRLANGDRIGTRFPALATPLESRKRWILAGPPPHGEIHIDAGAVKAVREQGSSLLPKGIVRIEGRFRRGEAVRIVNPEGRELARGICRYDALELNQIKGQHSEQIETLLGYGHGTVAIHRDDLVLL
- a CDS encoding methyl-accepting chemotaxis protein: MSLLRSLSIAKRLYLNLILLSVGMLMVVSFMLWLFYHSLMAEKHTQAQRQVESVASLINTYYQQQQQGVLTELEAKRQALNAVAQLRYGDDDYFWVNDAHPRMILHPMNDQLNGQDLRPFTDPNGKALFVEMAEVVANNGQGFVNYLWPKPGLESPVPKVSYVQGFTPWGWIVGTGIYVDDVHTQLWDIARTIFLIGLSLAIVALVVAFVLIRSILRPLSDTVLALKEIAHGEADLTQRLDERGKDEVTLLSQNFNAFCRRLAQTIRKLTPISLEMNNAASHLADIARHNRDASEQQVHETEQAATAMNQMATSSQEVAVAAEQAATASKASTIAAMDGSDKVEQTRNVSADLVSKLAHSQQGISSLAARSQEIGNILAEIRAIAEQTNLLALNAAIEAARAGEQGRGFAVVADEVRNLATRTQSSTNEIEGIIQGLQQEANDTVLEMDELMKSAKDTQDTADQAGVALLAITDSMVLINDMNSHIAIAAEQQRQTTADISNNLNRLSELADTARVKTHETEQAGEALSGLGQRLATEMSTFTV
- the crl gene encoding sigma factor-binding protein Crl → MSIDTVSHRKLVRVFTAIGPYLRELKSCETQYFFDCLSVCMSAKAEPEVREFWGWWLTLDTKDGEQFEFHYQLGFYNAKGEWLLKPIPKTHQAEVARTLRDFYDKLGVCMDGLALSVRPSEAQGKDHLLSPA
- the gpt gene encoding xanthine phosphoribosyltransferase, coding for MSNKFVVTWDSFQRETRKLAARQLPASQWKGIIAVTRGGLVPAAILARELGIRHVDTLCIASYDHNQQRSDLQVLKQVQGDGEGFLIIDDLVDTGNTARVIREMYPKAKFITVFAKPQGEPLVDDFEVRVTQDTWIEQPWDMGVVFSTPLCDQE
- a CDS encoding glutamate-5-semialdehyde dehydrogenase, whose protein sequence is MNLEQMGQAARDAAYVLADSSTRTKNQALLVMADALEAAAPQILAANEQDLSAARESGIGEAMLDRLMLNPARISAIASDVRNVVSLPDPVGSELDSRVLENGMRLSRRRVPLGVVGVIYEARPNVTIDIAALCLKTGNASILRGGRETFHTNQELVKVIQQALTASQLPAAAVQYISEPGREWVSGLLKLDEYVDMIIPRGGANLHKLCKEQATIPVIIGGFGIGHMFVDDSADLVRAIEVIDNAKTQRPSVCNTIDTLLVHEAAASELLPSLSARMAEKGVELVADTTAFALLKDGPAKVRAAQDGDFDTEWLGLTLGVKLVPNVDAALAHLRRHNASHSDAILTNNMVNAERFINGAPSAAVYVNASTRFTDGAQFGLGAEVAVSTQKLHARGPMGLEELTSYKWIGQADYLVRP